Proteins from a single region of Oryza brachyantha chromosome 6, ObraRS2, whole genome shotgun sequence:
- the LOC102703977 gene encoding cytochrome P450 76C2-like, with protein sequence MASFLVECLSWLIIVLFSLYIFQLLRDARRRLPPGPWPPKPLVGDLLDLGEDGKQHRTFQCLAARYGGLMCLRFGMVPHVVVCTADALRAVMFAGGGGGKKVDAIAGIPSLDVLNAVGHSAHTIFSLPSQDDKWRAIRKFAVAEMLAPRRISGSAQLQARIVEALHREVSGHAARGDAVVFKHVVLDSILSLLLGLLYTTDLEPKELAMFRDLTEEIVGMLGTTNVSDVFPAIAALDLQGLRRRTGSLLTVLYRQFDEQFALRLRSREAGEPRKNDVLDTVLDMDRERSRESSLLSHDVMRVLLCDLYGAGGSSTAALVEWGMADLIQHPEVMSKVKEELARVLGDKPVMDESDIARLPYLHAVVKEILRLRTVLPLVPRKAEADIEVNGYRIPRGTNVILNAWAINRDAAAWPEPDRFMPERFVGGGETRSYLGQDFDMVPFGVGRRICPGMQLALKLIPLIFGTLLHRFEWELPAEVKEAGIDMTEKCGVVLSLVNPLKAIPKQI encoded by the exons ATGGCCTCCTTCCTGGTCGAGTGCCTATCATGGCTTATCATCGTCCTCTTTTCCCTGTACATTTTCCAGTTGCTCCGCGACGCTCGCCGGCGTCTTCCTCCGGGGCCCTGGCCGCCGAAGCCGCTGGTCGGCGACCTCCTCGACCTCGGGGAGGACGGCAAGCAGCACCGCACCTTCCAGTGCCTCGCCGCCCGCTACGGCGGCCTGATGTGCCTCCGCTTCGGCATGGTGCCCCACGTCGTCGTCTGCACGGCGGACGCCCTGCGCGCGGTCatgttcgccggcggcggcggcggcaagaagGTGGACGCCATCGCGGGCATCCCCAGCCTGGACGTCCTCAACGCCGTGGGCCACAGCGCCCACACCATCTTCTCGCTCCCGAGCCAGGACGACAAGTGGCGCGCGATCCGCAAGTTCGCCGTCGCGGAGATGCTCGCGCCGCGGCGGATCTCCGGCTCCGCGCAGCTGCAGGCCAGGATCGTGGAGGCGCTGCACCGCGAGGTGTCCGGCcacgcggcgcgcggcgacgccgtcgtgtTCAAGCACGTGGTGCTCGACTCCATCCTCAGCCTGCTGCTGGGCCTGCTCTACACGACCGACCTGGAACCCAAGGAGCTGGCCATGTTCAGGGACCTCACCGAGGAGATCGTCGGGATGCTCGGCACGACCAACGTGTCCGACGTGTTCCCGGCGATCGCCGCGCTCGACCTCCAAGGCCTCCGCCGGAGGACGGGGAGCCTCCTCACCGTCCTGTACCGCCAGTTCGACGAGCAGTTCGCTCTACGCTTGCGCAGCCGGGAAGCCGGAGAGCCACGCAAGAACGACGTGCTCGACACCGTGCTCGACATGGACAGGGAACGGAGCCGCGAAAGCTCCCTGCTAAGCCATGACGTCATGAGAGTTCTCCTCTGT gatCTATACGGAGCTGGAGGAAGCTCGACAGCCGCTCTCGTCGAGTGGGGAATGGCGGACCTGATTCAGCACCCGGAGGTGATGAGCAAGGTCAAGGAGGAGCTCGCTAGGGTTCTTGGCGACAAGCCGGTGATGGACGAGTCCGACATCGCGCGGCTCCCGTACCtccacgccgtcgtcaaggAGATCCTCCGCCTGCGCACGGTGCTGCCGCTGGTGCCCCGCAAGGCCGAGGCCGACATCGAGGTGAACGGCTACCGGATCCCCAGGGGCACCAACGTGATCCTCAACGCGTGGGCGATCAACCGGGACGCCGCCGCGTGGCCGGAGCCGGACAGGTTCATGCCGGAGAGgttcgtcggcggcggcgagaccaGGAGCTACCTGGGCCAGGACTTCGACATGGTCCCCTTCGGCGTCGGGCGGCGCATCTGCCCCGGGATGCAGCTCGCGCTCAAGCTCATACCCCTCATCTTCGGCACGCTGCTCCATCGGTTCGAGTGGGAGCTTCCGGCGGAGGTGAAGGAGGCTGGGATAGACATGACGGAGAAGTGTGGGGTGGTGTTGTCTTTGGTCAACCCCCTCAAAGCCATACCCAAGCAAATATAA
- the LOC102722404 gene encoding HVA22-like protein a isoform X1, whose amino-acid sequence MGSGSFLKLLANNFDVLAGPLVSLAYPLYASVRAIETKSPVDDQQWLTYWVLYSFITLFELTFAPVIEWLPFWSYAKLFFNCWLVLPCFHGAAYVYDHFVRPMFVNRQIVNVWYVPRKEKLSKPDDVLSAAERYIEQNGPEAFEKLISKSTRGSNSKRKTKQSILEEVESEHITRAETESWGENPFYDKNYRY is encoded by the exons ATGGGGTCCGGATCTTTCCTCAAGCTGCTGGCCAACAACTTCGACGTGCTCGCCGG GCCATTAGTTTCACTTGCTTACCCATT ATATGCCTCTGTGAGAGCTATAGAAACAAAATCTCCTGTAGATGATCAGCAATGGCTGACTTACTGGGTGTTGTACTcgtttatcactttgtttgaGCTTACTTTTGCTCCAGTAATTGAATG GCTTCCTTTCTGGTCCTATGCAAAGTTGTTCTTCAACTGCTGGCTGGTCTTACCTTGCTTCCATGGTGCTGCCTATGTTTATGACCACTTTGTGCGGCCAATGTTTGTGAATCGTCAAATAGTAAATGTCTGGTATGtcccaagaaaagaaaaactaagcAAACCTGATGATGTGCTTTCAGCAGCAGAGAGATATATCGAACAGAATGGTCCAGAAGCGTTTGAAAAACTCATCAGCAAG TCTACAAGGGGTTCAAActccaaaagaaaaacgaaGCAGTCTATCTTGGAGGAGGTAGAATCTGAACACATAACCAGGGCTGAAACAGAATCGTGGGGTGAAAATCCATTCTACGATAAAAATTATCGATACTAA
- the LOC102722404 gene encoding HVA22-like protein a isoform X2 — protein sequence MGSGSFLKLLANNFDVLAGPLVSLAYPLYASVRAIETKSPVDDQQWLTYWVLYSFITLFELTFAPVIEWLPFWSYAKLFFNCWLVLPCFHGAAYVYDHFVRPMFVNRQIVNVWYVPRKEKLSKPDDVLSAAERYIEQNGPEAFEKLISKSTRGSNSKRKTKQSILEEAAYLS from the exons ATGGGGTCCGGATCTTTCCTCAAGCTGCTGGCCAACAACTTCGACGTGCTCGCCGG GCCATTAGTTTCACTTGCTTACCCATT ATATGCCTCTGTGAGAGCTATAGAAACAAAATCTCCTGTAGATGATCAGCAATGGCTGACTTACTGGGTGTTGTACTcgtttatcactttgtttgaGCTTACTTTTGCTCCAGTAATTGAATG GCTTCCTTTCTGGTCCTATGCAAAGTTGTTCTTCAACTGCTGGCTGGTCTTACCTTGCTTCCATGGTGCTGCCTATGTTTATGACCACTTTGTGCGGCCAATGTTTGTGAATCGTCAAATAGTAAATGTCTGGTATGtcccaagaaaagaaaaactaagcAAACCTGATGATGTGCTTTCAGCAGCAGAGAGATATATCGAACAGAATGGTCCAGAAGCGTTTGAAAAACTCATCAGCAAG TCTACAAGGGGTTCAAActccaaaagaaaaacgaaGCAGTCTATCTTGGAGGAG GCTGCCTATCTGAGCTAA
- the LOC102722128 gene encoding transcription factor ILI4 gives MSSRRSARSSVSEEEINELISKLQSLLPSSRRRGGNQASTTKLLKETCSYIKSLHREVDDLSDRLSDLMAGMDHNSPGAEIIRSLLR, from the exons ATGTCGAGCCGGAGGTCGGCGCGCTCCTCCGtgtcggaggaggagatcaACGAGCTCATCTCCAAGCTCCAGTCCCTCCTCcccagctcccgccgccgcggcggcaacCAG GCGTCGACGACGAAGCTGCTGAAGGAGACGTGCAGCTACATCAAGAGCCTGCACCGGGAGGTGGACGACCTGAGCGACCGGCTCTCCGACCTCATGGCCGGCATGGATCACAACAGCCCCGGCGCCGAGATCATCCGCAGCCTCCTCCGCTAG